The stretch of DNA CCGGTCACCAGCTATGGTTGGCTTCTTCAGTTCTTCTCCATTTTCCTCTTCATCACGCTACATTTCTCTCGGGACTATTCCAAGCATCCCCACTCTCCAGCAATTGTAAAAAGGATCCCTATAAACTAGAAAACTACcacaatatttattatttttactaGTAAGATGATAGGGAGAAACAAAAGTCAAGAGACCCTAGAGGTGTGACAACATGAGAATTTTTTGGCATTAttatcgcaaaaaaaaaagaaattagaTCTTTTTTCCATTTCATATCTTAAAGGGAAATTGTCTAATATCATGGCTAATGAAGTTTTGaaacctttttttaaaaaaaagccaGTTGGAAAATTTATGTGTTTCTACTTGAGCCATACGAGATGAAGTTTTCATATACCATTGACTCAGAAAACAAGCAAGTTCAACGGTTCGCTAAATGCTCGGCCTAGATTCCTGATCCTGCAAACTAGCAGCTAAGGTCCTATTTGGATTCATAGACAACTAGTTGACTAATTTTTAGTCTCTAAATATCCAAACAGGCAGACTAATTCTTAGTTCATTAGTCATGGACTAATTTTTAGTTCATTACTTCACTCATAGGAGCTAATAAGACTACTTGTTAGCTCATATTCATCCAAACATCCCCTAAATGGACACTCTGGAGGaactttgtttttctttggcacctactaaggccttgtttagttccgaaaaaattttagatttcggcactgtagcatttttgtttttatttgacaaacattgtccaattatggtctaactaggctcaaaagattcatctcatgatttacagacaaactgtgcaattagtttttgtttttgtctatatttaatactccatgcatatgttgtaagattcgatgtgacaggaaatcttgaaaagtttttggatttcggggtgaactaaacaaggcctaatccaTTTTCTTGCAAGTGGCGGACCCAGCCAGGCCTAGGGCCATGGCCCAAGTTGTGGCCCATGTAGCCCACATACACCCCACGGACTTTTGGCCCAAATTCATTTAGCCCAACAGCAGTCATGCCACCCAGCAGCCCAGCCCAATCATCGATGCCCTGTCTCGCAGTCTCGCCTAGacgctcctctctctctcgctctatggcactcgcgccgccgccgaccaTAGCCGCCGTCCatagccgccgcccgccgccctcCAGTGCTCTGCTGCGGAACTGCTCGCTACGCCGCTCGCCCGCGTAGTCGTCCGCCGTCCTCCGTGGGAGCAACTTGGGCCTAGAGGGATCCAGAGCCCGCCCTCCGCCGTGGGAGCAACGAACGAGGGCAGGCAGGGATGAGGGAGGCGGTGACGGTGCAGGTCGGCGGCTTCGCGAACTTCGTCGGCTCCCACTTCTGGAACTTCCAGGTGATTGATTAGTTCCCCCCCGGAAGATCCTTTCCTTCCTTCCCCGGGTCCTTGCACTCGCTGTGCCTGAGCTCGACGACGCCTTTGCAGGATGAGCTGCTCGGGCTCGCCGACGACCCCGGCGCTGACCCGGTATTCAGGACCGCCGCGCTGGACTTGGACGTCCTGTATCGCGCCGGCGAGACACAGcaggtagagagagagagagagagagagaggctctCACTCGCTTGGGCGCCGTATTTATTATTTCCGTGTTCGTTCACTGACACTGCTcgacttcttcagggcgtcgccACCTACTGCCCTCGCTTGGTGTCAGTTGGTTCTCGAGGTAATTGATTGATTGGCTATGTTCTTCATTTCTCACTTTGCGTGCCCCATTAGCATTTCTCAATCGTGGACGAGTGCTGCATACTTGTAGTTTTGTTTCTGCCAGTGTAAATAACGTGGCGGTGACATTTGCAGGGTCTCTTGGCTCGTTAAGTTCCTCTGGTACTCTAGGTTCGAGCAGTAGTGCTGCAGATCAGCCCAACATCTTCACATGGCAAGTGATGTTCTAACTAAAGCTTTACATGCGTATGTCTAGCTGTTTATAGTTACAATTAATAGACAAAGTCAGCTTTTCTCGTAAAATTGTACTCCCTcccttccaaattgtaagtcgtcttggctttttcagaaaaaaaaaggtttttGGTTTCTATACACCCaaatatacactatgtctagatacatagtaaaaaaaTTTGTATCTAAAAAGGCCAAAACGATTTACAATTTGGAACAGGGGTGAGTAGAAAACTGTTGCTGCCAGTGCCAGCAGAAACAATTTACCAGTCTTATATCCTCTTAATACTATAATCCCTGAGTTCTCTAATGATGCATTGCCTACACTCATCCAGCCGCTAGAGAATTGCTACATGACATCTGCCTATTCGTGGAACATCATCCAGCTTTTGGCTTACCATAACCTTGCATTGAAAGTGTTGCTTTTGTACTATTGATGCTATGAGATGTATGTTAGTGTAGTGGTGATTTAACTCTGAGTGATGAGAGAGCACAAATTTGTCCCACAGTGTGATAGGATCATGGAGTCTTGTGATAACTGGTCCCAATTGTTGCAGGTCTGGAAATGTAACGAAATCAGTAGCAAAACCTCATGAGCGGAACTTGTTCCTACAAAGTTTATCTGAAGGAGAAAGCAACCCAAGCTCTAGCAATGGCCGAAACAATGCCAGAGAAAATATTGAAGATAAGGACCTGGTTGAAAATCTAGAGAATGGAGTCATTTTTTGGACTGATTATTCAAAAGTTCAGTATCACCCTCAGAGCTTGTATGAGTTATATGGATCATGGACAGACTTTGACAAGTTTGATAACTATGGGActgcaaaggaggtggtttcAGAATGGTCTCAAATGGAGGAGATGAATGAGAGGCTAAGGTTCTTTGTTGAAGAATGCGACCATATCCAGGTCTTGTCTTTTTACAGCAAACTATCAATAAACACTATTTACAGTTAGTCGTTTACACTATGGGCTGTGTTCACTTACATATTTAGTGAATTTGTAGAAATTTTTTCTCTCTCCTTTTTTGTTGATGACACTCGACCTTTGAAATTGTTTATCTTGATTTACTACAGGGCATCCAGTTTCTTGTGGATGATTCTGGAGGCTTTGCCAGTGTAGCTGCACAGTTTTTGGAGAGTATCGCTGATGATTACACAAATACCCCTGTAATGCTGTACTGTGTGCGCAATCCAGACTCCTCTGGGTCTTCCAGAAATCAGCGCGAAACCATCATAAGATCTTTGCACGATGCTGTGTCATTGTCGAAACTTTCATACTCCTGCAATCTGATGGTACCAATAGGACTGCCTTCTCTAAGTATGCTTCCGATTGCCTATAATCTCTTACATAGACTGCCATATTACTTGTGTTTCTCTTATACCTTCCCCCATTGTAGCATATTTGTATGTGCAAATCCTTATAATTGTACTAAATATACAGTAAACTCATAATTGGACTTGTGATCCTTTTCAGTAATTTAAGGCTTCTTTCACAATGCCTGGACCTTAGTTTTGTAAATGTTTCATTTCCTGGTCTTTGATCGTAAGCCAAATAAACAGTCAAATGTTGCATCCTTAACCTGAATCAACTCACATACACCTACTCAATTCTGTTATAACTCACATATACCTACTGTGAGCATGCCTATCACTAGCACATTGTTTATACATAACTTTTTTGTAGATTTTGTCAAACCTTGTTGATGTGTGTTCCTCTAACAGTGTTTCCTTTTGACTTTGGCACTTCAGGTTACTTGTCACCTTTGCTTTCTATAAAAGATGATAAACACTTCCACTCCAGTGCCATTTGTGCAGCAGCAATACATTCATTGTCTGTTCCATTTAGGCTACAACATGTGGGCCCGGCCACAGATTCGGCACATTCATCTGGCAAGCTTGATATCGGTGAGCTTGTGCACATATTATCTGATCAAGGAAGGCAGAATATGATCACTGCGCTGGATGTAGCAATGCCTGCCCCTTCTTTGACAGGTGCACAgacacaataaatgtcttgttagGTCAAATCTGAATATCTGATCTTGTTTGCTGACTCACTGTATATTCCTGATCTCTAGATAGAAAAGATCTGAGGAACATACAGAGGAGCTTGCATTCTCTGACCCCTGAAATCAGCAACAATGATGAAGATCCTTACGCTGTTGAATCCTTGGTGGTTCATGGAGCTCTAGATGCAGGTTTGCTATCTTATTCCGTAGGATCAGTTTTATTTGTATCATCAGCTACTTACTCTGCTACATTTTGCTTTTTGTAAAGACTTCATTAGGAGACATATTGCAATATCTGTGTCATGGCGAACTTTAGGCTGTACAAAGTAAAGTGAAGTTGGCTAACCTACATTCTGTCAATAATACAGGCGGGAAAAGGGCTTCCATATCCCAGGTGAAGGATGCCATCCGTTCAGGTCTGGAAGGCAGGGAAACAAAACCAAAGTTCTCCCATCTCTCTGTATCGCCGTGCCCCCTTCCGATCCCACTCCCATTCCCATCAATCTTCAGCGGCTCCATAGGTCAGCAGGGCGAGATCCTCAGCAACAGCCACCCAGAAGGATCTCGGCCAAAGGGTTCGCTCGATGTTGTCTCGGTGCCGATGGCAGCACGCCTGAGGTCGAGCAGCGCCATAGTGCCTTTCATCGAGAGGAGGTCGACGAGCCTCCAGAGGCTCGGCGTCGCCAGGGGCACGCTGGGCTCGCAGGTCCTCCGCGACTGGGGCTTTGGGAAGGAGGAGGTCGAGGACATGGGCGAGCACCTGGCGAAGATGCTGCGCCCATTTTACCCTGAGATGGATCTGACGTCGGATTCTGATGATTTGGTTTCAGTGTCTTTGTGAGTGTGTCGTATCACAGGAAGATAAAGTTCAAGTTTTGGTCTGTGGAAACTAGTAGAAACTGTGATGTGATGCAGCTGGTGTGAGATGCCATGCTGCTATGAATTCGTCTGTCCTGTGTTAAAGGGATGCAGAGCACTGGGAGAAGAGTAGTAGCTCTGAAATATGACCATGTACGTATGTATCTTTTGAGCAAACTGGAAATTAGATCTGAGAGCCCGGGCGTGTGACACGTGCGTGATGCAGAGGTTCGGATCTGTGCTGCACCTGCAAACCGCAGCAGAGGAAACTGAAGAGTCAGGCGTTTCTACTCTGAAATGTTTTTCCTTTGGCCTTAAAGATGTCAATGGGGGCCCGCGACCCGATGGGTATTTACCCTATTAGGGTACTAATATGGAGTGAAACCAGTACCTATGGGTACACAAACGGAGCAAACCCTTCACCCATTGGGTACGCGGGTATGGGGACGTTCTAATAGTCCCCATACCCATTTTACCCATGGGTGAAAAATACCCAGCCCAAAACTAAAGAAGCCCACCAGCCACCAGTCCACCGGCAGCCCATACACTGAAACCTTATGTAGTGCTAGCAAAGTACTACTCTCTACTACGTGATTTGTATGGACAATGAACTATTATGGTGTTGTGACTAGTGGTTGCAGCAAAAATTATTATGTTGGTATTTGCTAGGTATATGATGAGGTGGCTATGTGACGATGCTTGTGAATGGCTATATGACAATGCTTGTGAATTGCTACTACGTGACTGGTGCTTGTGAATTGCTGATGTTTGGCGGGTATGGGTGACCCACCGGGTCTAATTTACCCACCCGGGTATGGGTCTGGGGAAATTCCCCCACCCATCACTCTATATGGGGATACCCATGGTGTCATATTGTTGTCACGGGGATGGGTCTGAGGAGTTCATACCCGATGGGGATTTACCCATTGCCAACActacttggccttgtttagatgccttttttttttgatttcgctactctatcactttcgtttgtttgtgacaaatattgtccaatcatggactaactagggtcaaaagattcgtctcatgatttatagtcaaactatgtaattagtttttattttcgtctatatttaatattttatgcatgtgccgtaagattcgatgtgacggggaatcttgttcGTTTTCAGCTTGGAAACATCAGTCTGAACTGTGTATTTGGCAGTTTTTCACCAAATGAATCCTTAACAGTCATTCATCATCTGTTTATGCGAACAAAAATTATtccatctgaaaaaaaaaaacattagttAACTCGACAAGGCGCATTGTTCAATTGGATCTTCATGTCATCACATCCAGACAAAAAAAGAAGGTGTTGTTGCAAGCGCTAAAGTTGGATCGACCAGAACAAGAGGGCAAATGGAGCATTCTTGCATGTTGGGGTTCCCTGAATTTTTGCATGGTAGTGTCGCCATAATTGATCTCACGAATATGCAGTGTAACACTCTTTGTTTCTTGTCGTGTGCATGAATTTTCTTCAGACAGTGTGCATCGCgtgcacacatgcacatggtcgCAACATTCTGCGATCTGATGTTTCAGACAAGCAAGATCCAGATCAGATACCCAGCCGGGTTGCCTTTTCCAATATCAGTGTTCCTCTCATATACAGTAAAGGTATGGTCTCAGTGGACGGGCCCTTTCTGTTATCCATTTTCCCGGGCTTTGTATACTTTCATGAAACATTTCTTTGGCCTTTTCCATAGCTTTTCTAGCCAAATGTTTGCTCAACGGCGTGGAATCTAGTTGATTGGAGATATAAAAGGTAACCCCGCCGAATGTGCTTTGGTTGGACCACTGTTTTCTGTTATAACAATTCTATAAAACCTATCTAGGGCGACTAGGAGTAATGAatttataatattattatcaaGTATCTTCAAGACAATTCTGACTTTTCATATATTGTTTTGAAGTTATGGATAGCAAGAACATTTTTCGTAAGATTACTTGATATTGTCTAaaatatatagagcatctccaCCGGTTCTTTGTTTTATGAAAGTAACTCAAAATCAATTTATGATATACTGATGTAGTGGGTTACCTAAAACTTGTCTCCTATATCTTTAAGGATAGAGGAGAGCCGGAGAGGGGGTTGTCTCCTTTATTTAGGAGAAAAGATGTTTTTtaagagtttttttttctaaaaaataaagatatataGGAAATGAGATAGGAGATCTTTCTATAGGTCCTCCATCTCCTAAAATGCTACTTTTTAGCTATAAAAGATTGGATAGGATATCTGGTGGAGATGGTACTGTTTAGTTATATAGAAAATTGGATATGATATCTGATGGAGATGCTCTTGGTTTTTGTTAGAGCACGCAATAGTCTAGTCCCACGGATACCCACCATAGGCTACACCTTACTAAGAGATTAGACGTAGCTTAAAAAACTAACATGATACTCCCatggtccaaattataagatgttttcatCTTTCTAGATACATTATTTTTGTTGTATATCTAGTATAGTACCTGTCTAAGTTCATAACAAaagttatgtatctagaaaagtcaaaatgccttataatttagaataaagTGAGTACAATAGAACTGCCCCTTGCTAGAAGAGCTTTCCACGTGGAATTAGATGGGGGTGTGTGGATGGGCAGTAGAGCAATAAACCTGTAGCTCGTTGTGTTTCGAATCTTGATAGGAGTTTCTGTTTTCCTTTTTGTGTTTTTACTTGCTTCATAATAAAGATTGAAATTTTATGATGTATGTGCAAGCAGGAGAATCTTTTTATATCTATACAAGTTTTTTAGTCCATGAGTGCTAATTGTTAGTATAGCTTTCAAATTGTCACTAGTAGATCCAAATACCCCAGCTAATAGTAGGACTAATAGTTCAAAATAAATTATCTGGCTAGGTAGTAAAATGTTATTAGCCTCCAAATGGAGCCCAACTAATAGGTCAGCTAATTTTTCATGATAAAAGGCTAGGTTTTCTCTACTTAGTACTAATAACTATTAGCGCTAATGGATTAAGCATAGCCTTGCCAAGACATTATACCTACCTTAAGGACTAACACGATTACTTACATTTGGGCAATCTCCTGTGTGCCCCAAGAACTTTTGACGTGGGGGGTAATTAATTAAAACCGGAGGATTatgaatactccctccatatatataaagaaagtcgtttagaATAGAGACACGGTCTCTAAAATCTAATTTTAACTTCttgttttaataaaaatatttatcaaaaagtgataTGCGTATatctttataaaaatatttttcaaaacaaatatattcatatggttttcacattttcaaactcaacaacttaaaaattATTCATAAATTATATTTTCAATATTTGATCTAAATCTTGTCAAAACGACTTTCACGGAGGGAATAtaaagtgccaaagtggagaatgACAACATATTCCACTTATGAAAACAACATGAAATGAAATGGCACGATGGTACCGTACTattcctccattccaaattataagaaattctaa from Sorghum bicolor cultivar BTx623 chromosome 8, Sorghum_bicolor_NCBIv3, whole genome shotgun sequence encodes:
- the LOC8069713 gene encoding protein misato homolog 1, whose protein sequence is MREAVTVQVGGFANFVGSHFWNFQDELLGLADDPGADPVFRTAALDLDVLYRAGETQQGVATYCPRLVSVGSRGSLGSLSSSGTLGSSSSAADQPNIFTWSGNVTKSVAKPHERNLFLQSLSEGESNPSSSNGRNNARENIEDKDLVENLENGVIFWTDYSKVQYHPQSLYELYGSWTDFDKFDNYGTAKEVVSEWSQMEEMNERLRFFVEECDHIQGIQFLVDDSGGFASVAAQFLESIADDYTNTPVMLYCVRNPDSSGSSRNQRETIIRSLHDAVSLSKLSYSCNLMVPIGLPSLSYLSPLLSIKDDKHFHSSAICAAAIHSLSVPFRLQHVGPATDSAHSSGKLDIGELVHILSDQGRQNMITALDVAMPAPSLTDRKDLRNIQRSLHSLTPEISNNDEDPYAVESLVVHGALDAGGKRASISQVKDAIRSGLEGRETKPKFSHLSVSPCPLPIPLPFPSIFSGSIGQQGEILSNSHPEGSRPKGSLDVVSVPMAARLRSSSAIVPFIERRSTSLQRLGVARGTLGSQVLRDWGFGKEEVEDMGEHLAKMLRPFYPEMDLTSDSDDLVSVSL